The Anabas testudineus chromosome 11, fAnaTes1.2, whole genome shotgun sequence genome has a segment encoding these proteins:
- the lrrc3b gene encoding leucine-rich repeat-containing protein 3B: MTLLDLWLSHSIPMCLLLQSLVLMALCFPSASMCPKGCICQLDPHLHGLNVTCSQSRLKEIPPTLPVNTVLLRLDHNQIGAVPDQAFHGLRVLRELNLSYNAVETLGEGAFSGIEGTLQVLDLSHNRITSVHKDAFARLKARVIVDDNPWHCDCALQQAISGMAHNHEAAARVLCRSSELHDQEGRPFLAVDTDLCNLAKRTTDYAMLVTMFGWFAMVISYVVYYVRQNQEDARRHLEYLKSLPSKPKKPDEADDISTVV; encoded by the coding sequence ATGACTCTGCTGGACTTGTGGCTGTCACACTCCATCCCAATGTGCCTGCTCCTTCAGAGCCTTGTCCTTATGGCCCTGTGCTTCCCTTCGGCCAGTATGTGCCCAAAGGGCTGCATCTGCCAACTTGATCCCCACCTCCATGGCCTCAATGTTACCTGCAGTCAGTCCCGTCTCAAAGAGATCCCTCCTACACTTCCAGTCAACACTGTTCTGCTGAGGCTGGACCACAACCAAATAGGAGCTGTGCCCGATCAAGCTTTCCACGGACTTAGGGTTTTGAGGGAGCTCAACCTTTCATACAACGCAGTGGAGACTTTAGGTGAAGGAGCCTTCAGTGGCATTGAGGGGACTTTACAGGTGCTGGACCTCTCCCACAATCGCATCACTAGCGTACACAAGGATGCCTTTGCTCGGCTCAAGGCCCGTGTCATTGTGGACGATAACCCCTGGCATTGTGACTGTGCCCTCCAGCAGGCTATCAGCGGAATGGCGCACAACCATGAGGCCGCTGCCCGGGTTCTCTGCAGGAGCTCGGAGCTTCATGACCAGGAGGGGAGACCTTTCTTGGCAGTGGACACAGATCTCTGTAACCTAGCTAAAAGGACCACAGACTACGCTATGCTAGTGACCATGTTTGGTTGGTTTGCCATGGTCATTTCATATGTGGTGTACTATGTTCGTCAAAACCAGGAAGATGCCCGGCGCCACCTGGAGTACCTCAAGTCTCTTCCCAGCAAGCCCAAGAAACCTGATGAGGCTGATGACATTAGCACTGTTGTCTGA